One window from the genome of Actinoplanes teichomyceticus ATCC 31121 encodes:
- a CDS encoding alpha/beta hydrolase has translation MTSNQIRANAILPAHREDIELHTADGVTLVGELARPLDREPVATLVCLHPLPTHGGMMDSHVYRKAAWRLPALAGLAVLRFNTRGTASVRGTSGGAFSGGVDERYDVAAAIEYAEFADLPEIWLLGWSFGTDLTLMYGLDPAVRGAVLLSPPLRFSRPEHLAAWAADGKPVTALIPEFDDYLRPAEAAQRFAAIPQAEVVPVAGAKHLWVGDAETVLDEVVRRVAPGVATPLPRTWDGPMEMGDMNAYADRTVAAFADVQVPGPQG, from the coding sequence ATGACGAGCAACCAGATCCGTGCCAACGCGATCCTGCCCGCCCACCGGGAGGACATCGAGCTGCACACCGCGGACGGCGTCACCCTGGTCGGCGAGCTGGCCCGGCCGCTGGACCGTGAGCCGGTGGCCACCCTGGTCTGCCTGCACCCGCTGCCCACGCACGGCGGGATGATGGACAGCCACGTCTACCGCAAGGCGGCCTGGCGGCTGCCGGCCCTGGCCGGTCTCGCCGTGCTGCGCTTCAACACCCGCGGGACGGCCAGCGTGCGCGGCACGAGCGGGGGCGCCTTCTCCGGTGGCGTCGACGAGCGCTACGACGTGGCCGCCGCCATCGAGTACGCGGAGTTCGCCGACCTGCCGGAGATCTGGCTGCTCGGCTGGTCGTTCGGCACCGACCTCACCCTGATGTACGGCCTGGACCCGGCGGTCCGCGGGGCGGTCCTGCTCTCCCCGCCGCTGCGCTTCTCCCGCCCCGAGCACCTGGCCGCCTGGGCCGCCGACGGCAAACCGGTGACCGCGCTGATCCCGGAGTTCGACGACTACCTGCGCCCGGCCGAGGCGGCCCAGCGGTTCGCCGCGATCCCGCAGGCCGAGGTGGTGCCGGTGGCCGGCGCCAAGCACCTGTGGGTGGGCGACGCGGAGACGGTGCTGGACGAGGTGGTGCGGCGGGTCGCGCCGGGCGTCGCCACGCCGCTGCCGCGCACCTGGGACGGCCCGATGGAGATGGGCGACATGAACGCCTACGCCGACCGCACCGTCGCCGCGTTCGCCGACGTCCAGGTGCCGGGGCCGCAGGGCTAG
- a CDS encoding aldehyde dehydrogenase family protein — MTATHVPGLPVIEDGQLISTNPATGAEAGRVPAADEKAVAAAVERAGTAAAWWQSIGWEGRRTRLLRWRTLLVERVQELAELTRRESGKPVDDGIVEITAAVEHLDWAASNAKRVLGPRRVRTRLLLAEHSGHLEYQPFGVVGVIGPWNYPIVTPIGSISGALAAGNAVVFKPSEYTPVVGQWLADSFAEIVPEHPVLQAVHGLGDVGAALCRAGVDKVAFTGSTATGKKVMAACAENLVPVVIEAGGKDALIVDEDADVRAAAEAAVWGAMTNAGQTCIGIERVYAVAPVYDRFVEAVVEKAGKLRTGTEIGPITMPRQLDVIRDHIDDALARGGRAVLGGAGAVQAPYVAPTVLVDVPEDSSEMREETFGPTLTVTRVRDADEAVRRANDSRYGLGGSVFGRKNAIRIARRLRSGMVAVNGTLTFVGMGNLPFGGVGDSGFGRIHGEDGLREFARPKAITVRRARSLLPAMTFERTPAQVQQIVKALRLLYGRKP, encoded by the coding sequence ATGACGGCGACTCACGTTCCCGGCCTGCCCGTGATCGAGGACGGCCAGCTGATCTCCACGAATCCGGCCACCGGCGCGGAGGCGGGCCGGGTGCCCGCCGCCGACGAGAAAGCGGTCGCGGCCGCCGTCGAGCGGGCCGGGACCGCCGCCGCCTGGTGGCAGAGCATCGGCTGGGAGGGCCGCCGGACCCGGCTGCTGCGCTGGCGCACCCTGCTGGTGGAGCGGGTCCAGGAGCTGGCCGAGCTCACCCGGCGGGAGAGCGGCAAGCCGGTCGACGACGGGATCGTCGAGATCACCGCCGCCGTCGAGCACCTGGACTGGGCGGCGAGCAACGCCAAGCGCGTGCTCGGCCCGCGCCGGGTCCGCACCCGGCTGCTGCTCGCCGAACACTCCGGCCACCTGGAGTACCAGCCGTTCGGCGTGGTCGGCGTGATCGGCCCGTGGAACTACCCGATCGTCACGCCGATCGGCTCGATCTCCGGCGCGCTGGCCGCCGGCAACGCGGTCGTCTTCAAACCGAGCGAGTACACCCCGGTGGTCGGTCAGTGGCTGGCCGACTCGTTCGCCGAGATCGTCCCGGAGCACCCGGTGCTGCAGGCGGTGCACGGACTGGGCGACGTCGGCGCCGCGCTGTGCCGGGCCGGGGTGGACAAGGTCGCCTTCACCGGCTCGACCGCCACCGGCAAGAAGGTGATGGCCGCCTGCGCGGAGAACCTCGTGCCGGTGGTGATCGAGGCGGGCGGCAAGGACGCGCTGATCGTGGACGAGGACGCGGACGTGCGTGCGGCGGCCGAGGCCGCGGTCTGGGGCGCGATGACCAACGCCGGGCAGACCTGCATCGGCATCGAGCGGGTGTACGCGGTCGCCCCGGTCTACGACCGGTTCGTCGAGGCGGTCGTGGAGAAGGCCGGGAAGTTGCGCACCGGCACGGAGATCGGCCCGATCACCATGCCGAGGCAGCTCGACGTCATCCGCGACCACATCGACGACGCGCTGGCCCGGGGCGGCCGGGCGGTGCTCGGCGGGGCCGGGGCGGTGCAGGCGCCGTACGTCGCGCCGACCGTGCTGGTCGACGTGCCGGAGGACTCGTCGGAGATGCGCGAGGAGACGTTCGGGCCGACGCTGACCGTCACCCGGGTGCGAGACGCCGACGAGGCGGTGCGCAGGGCCAACGACTCCCGGTACGGCCTGGGCGGCTCGGTGTTCGGCCGGAAGAACGCCATCCGGATCGCCCGCCGGCTGCGCTCCGGCATGGTCGCGGTGAACGGCACGCTGACCTTCGTCGGGATGGGCAACCTGCCGTTCGGCGGGGTCGGCGACTCCGGTTTCGGCCGCATCCACGGCGAGGACGGGCTGCGCGAGTTCGCCCGGCCCAAGGCGATCACCGTACGCCGCGCCCGGTCGCTGCTGCCGGCGATGACCTTCGAGCGCACCCCGGCCCAGGTCCAGCAGATCGTCAAGGCCCTGCGCCTGCTCTACGGCCGCAAACCGTAG
- a CDS encoding ABC transporter ATP-binding protein yields MPVLAGVALTVPAGTGVCVTGENGIGKSTLLRCVSGLQRPDGGRIRVLGAAPGGSPGFWAAVATTVEPPTWYPGLTTREHAELVCRAHGQDPDDAGVDEALERFGLSGHADAIPPSLSSGQKQRLTLALVLLRPSTLLILDEPEQRLDSDGRAAVAGMLAEYLATGGSLLMASHDERFAEASGAALTTMASLVR; encoded by the coding sequence ATGCCGGTGCTGGCCGGGGTGGCGCTCACCGTGCCGGCCGGCACGGGCGTCTGCGTGACCGGCGAGAACGGCATCGGCAAGTCCACCCTGCTGCGCTGCGTCAGCGGGCTGCAGCGCCCGGACGGCGGCCGGATCCGGGTCCTCGGGGCCGCCCCCGGGGGCAGCCCCGGCTTCTGGGCCGCCGTGGCCACCACCGTGGAGCCGCCCACCTGGTACCCGGGCCTGACCACCCGGGAGCACGCCGAGCTGGTCTGCCGGGCGCACGGGCAGGACCCGGACGACGCCGGCGTCGACGAGGCGCTGGAGCGGTTCGGGCTCAGCGGGCACGCCGACGCCATCCCGCCGTCGCTCTCCTCCGGGCAGAAGCAGCGGCTCACCCTGGCCCTGGTCCTGCTGCGGCCGAGCACGCTGCTGATCCTCGACGAGCCGGAGCAGCGGCTGGACTCCGACGGCCGGGCCGCGGTCGCCGGGATGCTCGCCGAGTACCTGGCGACCGGCGGTTCGCTGCTGATGGCCAGCCACGACGAGCGCTTCGCGGAGGCCTCCGGCGCGGCGCTGACCACGATGGCGTCCCTGGTCCGGTGA
- a CDS encoding DUF6297 family protein codes for MTAPVALRPVRRWIHHRQSAHRERGATLGNLYFAALLLAVLGAMTHERLAAIFWPAAVDLGRRPALGLALLGAGLLLRAMRATGPVTLGRPAAYFLLTAPVSRRRLLLPSLRLAAVVAAGTAALLSTALAGHAAGHRPAAPLIAGGALLGVGLLLVAVVAQRVASWATATDRAATLLIVAGLALLVADTAGAADRPAAAGWPPRPVLVTVAVCLAVAVAAGFALAVRRLAGTPDDRVVAAAKVTGTLFDSAFGVEPSFLTDMVARHYWSRRRLSSARPPARLPVLTGQDLLLARRRLPRLLWLLAATPVPLLLTGAPPAVSAVALLLGAMIAGGTTTATVNTDAGNPVLLRLLGLNSRQAVLQRLWVPTALATGWSLIAWLLMQLGGRLPAGPWWLLGVPAGIVGGVAAVRRARSGFVRNDLLPLDTPMGTVSTGPLVYATAGPDALILGVPTVLAMAQGTPLTWTLVVFQLALAVLGARAYLAGTTDPGRVELSSR; via the coding sequence GTGACCGCCCCCGTCGCGCTGCGGCCGGTCCGCCGCTGGATCCACCACCGCCAGTCGGCGCACCGCGAGCGCGGCGCCACCCTCGGCAACCTGTACTTCGCCGCGCTGCTGCTGGCCGTGCTCGGCGCGATGACGCACGAGCGGCTCGCCGCGATCTTCTGGCCGGCCGCCGTCGACCTGGGCCGCCGGCCGGCGCTCGGGCTGGCCCTGCTCGGCGCCGGTCTGCTGCTGCGGGCCATGCGCGCGACCGGGCCGGTCACGCTCGGGCGGCCCGCCGCGTACTTCCTGCTCACCGCGCCGGTCAGCCGGCGCCGCCTGCTGCTGCCGTCGCTGCGCCTGGCCGCGGTCGTGGCGGCCGGGACCGCCGCGCTGCTCAGCACCGCCCTGGCCGGGCACGCCGCCGGGCACCGGCCGGCCGCACCGCTGATCGCCGGTGGCGCGCTGCTCGGCGTGGGCCTGCTGCTGGTCGCCGTGGTGGCCCAGCGGGTCGCCTCCTGGGCCACGGCCACCGATCGGGCGGCCACGTTGCTGATCGTGGCCGGGCTCGCGCTGCTGGTCGCCGACACGGCCGGGGCCGCCGACCGGCCCGCCGCGGCGGGCTGGCCGCCGCGGCCGGTGCTGGTCACCGTCGCCGTCTGCCTCGCGGTCGCCGTCGCGGCCGGGTTCGCCCTGGCCGTACGCCGTCTGGCCGGCACCCCGGACGACCGCGTCGTGGCCGCCGCGAAGGTCACCGGAACCCTCTTCGACAGCGCGTTCGGCGTCGAGCCGTCGTTCCTCACCGACATGGTGGCGCGCCACTACTGGTCGCGCCGCCGGCTGTCCTCGGCCCGCCCACCGGCCCGCCTGCCGGTGCTCACCGGCCAGGATCTGCTCCTGGCCCGCCGCCGCCTGCCCCGGCTGCTCTGGCTGCTCGCCGCCACCCCGGTCCCGCTGCTGCTCACTGGCGCCCCACCGGCCGTCAGCGCGGTGGCCCTGCTGCTCGGCGCGATGATCGCCGGCGGCACCACGACCGCCACGGTGAACACCGACGCCGGCAACCCGGTCCTGCTGCGCCTGCTCGGTCTCAACTCCCGGCAGGCCGTGCTGCAGCGCCTCTGGGTGCCCACCGCCCTGGCCACCGGCTGGTCGCTGATCGCGTGGCTGCTGATGCAGCTCGGCGGGCGCCTCCCGGCCGGGCCGTGGTGGCTGCTCGGCGTCCCGGCCGGGATCGTCGGCGGGGTGGCGGCCGTCCGCCGGGCCCGTTCCGGGTTCGTCCGCAACGACCTGCTGCCGCTGGACACCCCGATGGGCACCGTCTCCACCGGGCCGCTGGTGTACGCCACCGCCGGGCCGGACGCGCTGATCCTGGGCGTGCCCACGGTGCTGGCGATGGCCCAGGGCACGCCGCTGACCTGGACGCTGGTGGTGTTCCAGCTCGCGCTGGCGGTGCTGGGCGCCCGGGCCTACCTGGCCGGCACGACCGACCCGGGCCGGGTGGAGCTGTCGTCGCGCTGA
- the nucS gene encoding endonuclease NucS, producing the protein MRLVIAKCSVDYVGRLSAHLPSATRLLMVKADGSVSIHADDRAYKPLNWMSPPCKLKEADGVWKVVNKAGEELRITLEEIFQDHSYDLGVDPGLVKDGVEAHLQELLAEHPETFGAGFTLVRREFMTAIGPVDLLCKDATGGSVAVEVKRRGEIDGVEQLTRYLELMNRDPLLAPVQGIFAAQEIKPQARVLATDRGIRCVVVDYDKLRGMERDELTLF; encoded by the coding sequence GTGCGTCTGGTCATCGCGAAGTGTTCCGTGGATTACGTCGGGCGGCTCTCCGCCCACCTCCCGTCAGCGACGCGGCTGCTCATGGTCAAGGCCGACGGATCGGTGTCGATCCACGCCGACGACCGTGCCTACAAGCCGCTGAACTGGATGAGCCCGCCCTGCAAGCTCAAGGAGGCGGACGGCGTCTGGAAGGTGGTGAACAAGGCCGGCGAGGAGCTGCGGATCACCCTGGAGGAGATCTTCCAGGACCATTCGTACGACCTGGGCGTGGACCCGGGCCTGGTTAAGGACGGGGTCGAGGCGCACCTGCAGGAACTGCTCGCCGAGCACCCGGAGACGTTCGGCGCGGGGTTCACCCTGGTCCGCCGCGAGTTCATGACCGCGATCGGCCCGGTCGACCTGCTCTGCAAGGACGCCACGGGCGGCTCCGTCGCCGTCGAGGTCAAGCGCCGCGGTGAGATCGACGGGGTGGAGCAGCTGACCCGGTACCTGGAGCTGATGAACCGGGACCCGCTGCTCGCCCCGGTCCAGGGCATCTTCGCGGCCCAGGAGATCAAGCCGCAGGCCCGGGTCCTGGCCACCGACCGGGGGATCCGCTGCGTCGTGGTGGACTACGACAAGCTGCGCGGCATGGAGCGCGACGAGCTCACCCTGTTCTGA
- a CDS encoding DUF4126 domain-containing protein: MFEALTGTGLAASAGLNAYIPLLTMALLGRYTDAIDLPGGWSWLTNGWTILILAILLGIEVVADKVPVVDHVNDVVQTVVRPTAGGLAFGAGSSAETVTVSDPGAFFGSHQWVPIAAGVLIALCVHGVKAASRPVVNVTTAGVGAPVASTAEDIGSVLLSVLAIVLPVLVLIGLGLLVWGTVWVFQRRRRRRAERLAGAGTGRLFD, translated from the coding sequence GTGTTCGAAGCATTGACCGGCACCGGTCTGGCCGCATCCGCCGGCCTGAATGCCTACATCCCCCTGCTGACCATGGCTCTGCTGGGCCGGTACACCGATGCCATCGACCTGCCGGGCGGCTGGTCCTGGCTGACCAACGGCTGGACGATCCTGATCCTGGCGATCCTGCTCGGCATCGAGGTCGTCGCCGACAAGGTGCCGGTGGTCGACCACGTCAACGACGTGGTGCAGACCGTGGTGCGCCCCACCGCCGGCGGGCTGGCGTTCGGCGCCGGCTCCTCCGCCGAGACGGTGACCGTCTCGGACCCGGGCGCGTTCTTCGGCTCGCACCAGTGGGTGCCGATCGCCGCGGGCGTGCTGATCGCGCTCTGCGTGCACGGGGTGAAGGCCGCCTCCCGCCCGGTGGTCAACGTCACCACGGCCGGTGTCGGCGCCCCGGTGGCCAGCACCGCCGAGGACATCGGCAGCGTGCTGCTGTCGGTGCTGGCGATCGTGCTGCCCGTGCTGGTCCTGATCGGACTGGGGCTGCTGGTGTGGGGGACGGTCTGGGTGTTCCAGCGGCGCCGGCGCCGCCGCGCGGAACGGCTCGCCGGCGCCGGGACCGGTCGCCTGTTTGATTGA